The sequence AAGAACCCGCTACATGCGGCCGGCTTCGAACGCTACGGCGCAAACTTCGCCGTGCCGGCGCTCTTTCTCGACATGTTCCCGAGCTGGTTCGTGGGCGTCGCCTTCGCCGCCGTGGCCATCGGTGCACTCGTGCCGGCGGCGATTATGTCCATCGCTTGCGCCAACCTGTTCACGCGCAATCTCTATAAGGAGTATTGGCGGCCGAACTGCAGCGACGCGGAGGAGGCGCGTGTCGCCAAGATCGTGTCGCTCGTTGTGAAGGTGGGCGCGGTCGTCTTTATCCTGGCGATCCCCCACAGCTATGCGATCCAGTTGCAGCTCCTCGGCGGCATCTGGATCATTCAGCTTCTGCCGCCGATCCTGCTCGGGCTGTTTACGCGGGGCTTCAACGCGCACGCGCTGCTGCTCGGCTGGGCAGCCGGAACCGCAGTCGGGACGTATATGGCCGCCAGCCGCGGCTTCGTGTCGTCAATCTATCCGTTCGAGGTGCTGGGACTCACGGTCCCCGGCTATGCGGCGCTCTATTCGGTCATCGTGAACCTTCTCGTGGCCGTGGTGTTAAGTCCCGTGCTGGATCGCCTTTGGCCGCAGGCCGAACCGCTCGACCGGAACCCGATTCGCCGATAGGCTTCGTCCAGCTGTCTTCCCGCCACCGGGCGGGAAGTGAGCCTGCGATAGGGAGGGATCGTCATGGCACAACACAATCCGCAGAGCCGCGGCTACTTGCTTATCGTCCTGGCGGCGATTGTGGTCTGCTTCGTGATTGCGCAACTCATACTCGGCGGCGGCGAGAGCGACACCCATACCGCGACGGAAGCCTCGGGAGGCCACCAGATGGAGGCGGCCGACCCAGGGCACACGGACACGATGTCCGAGGAAGAGGTGCCGCCCCGAATGGAGATGGGCGGCGCGGAGATGGATGACGGCGTATCGCCACCGGATGAAATGCAGGAGGACAGCACCCTCGACGCGCGGCCGGAGGCAATCCGTAGCGCGGCGCAAAGCCTTTGCGCGAAGCCAGGGATCGAGGCGGGATTTTCGGTGTGAAGCCCGGTTCTCGGGGCCAAAAAAAGGAAGAGCCCCGGCGCGGGGAGTGCCGAGGCTCGTACGCATTACACAGAACGCACTACCTGCCCAGACCGAACTCTACTGGGCAGGGGGAGCATGGCGAGTTCCTATGGCAGTTCTATGACGATTCGTTGTCAGTTAGTTTAATAACCACAGCCATTTGCGCCTGAGTTCTCAACCCGTTTGATGACGCTCAATTAGGGCCGGAAAGGCTGTCGGATGGCCTCTCGCGGGCGTCTGCGTGCGGCCACGCGCGAGGTGGCTTGTGCCATCCGGTGACGCATGCAAAATGCGCGTTGCGCATCTAAAAAGCTTCGCGAGGACAGTGATATGCGGTGGCGCGGCCAACGGCAGAGCGAGAACGTTGAAGACCGGCGCGGAAGTGGCGGTGGGATCTTCCGGTTCCCATTTCCAGGCCGCGGCGGGATGCGCGTGCCGTCCAGCGGCGGCGGCGGTGGAAAAGGCGGCGGCATCGGCCTCCTCGGCATTCTGATTATCCTCGGTCTCGTGCTGTTCTTCGGCTTTGATCCCGGCTCCCTCATGCAAGGGTCCGGACCGACCGGCGGAAGCGGATCGGGATTCCCCGATATTCGTTTGCCGCAGCAACCCCGGACCACCAACCTTCCGGCGCCCGGCACGCAGGGCCAAATCACGAGGCCCCAGTCCTCGAGCGAAGACGATCTCAAGAGCTTCGTCTCGGTCGTTCTCGCGACCACCGAGGACGTTTGGAACAATGTCTTCAACCAGCTCGGCGGGAGATATAGAGAACCCCGGCTGGTCTTGTTCGACGGCTCCGTACGCTCTGCCTGCGGCACGGGCATGTCGGCAATGGGACCCTTCTACTGCCCGGCCGATGAGAAGGTATACATCGATCTCGAATTCTACCGTGAACTGAAGAATCGGTTCCGTGCGCCCGGCGACTTTGCTCAGGCATATGTGATCGCCCATGAGGTTGGGCATCACGTTCAGAAGGTGTTGGGGATCGCCGACAAGGTCGAGGCGGCGAAGCGGCGAATGGGCCGCAGGGGCGGCAATGCGCTGCAGGTCCGCATGGAGCTGCAAGCCGATTGCTTCGCCGGCGTTTGGGCCCACCAAATGCAGTCAGACAAGGGTCTTATCGAGCCGGGCGATATCGACGAGGCCCTACAAGCGGCCAGCGCCATCGGCGATGATCGCATCCAGCGCCAGACCCAAGGTTACGTCGTTCCGGATTCGTTCACACATGGCTCCTCGGAACAACGAGTGCGATGGTTTCGCCGCGGATTCCAGAGCGGACAGCTTCAAGCCTGCGATACGTTCAATACTGATCAACTATAGCACGAGGTCTGACGAGACATATCGTGCTTAGTGTGGTGCGTTGCCCCGCGAGTCAGCGTAGGCTGTATTTGCGGAATGGGGTCAATGAGGTGCGGTCTCTTGACTGTCCCAATAATCAATAAGCGGGGGGCCAGTTGGGTATATCCCGGTGGTTTGTGGCCGCAGCGTTCTTCGCTGTCTCGGCCCATGTCTGTAGCGTTGCAGGCGCGTCGGACGATGAGGTTGTTCTTGGCACCACGGTGCCGCTGACAGGGGCCCACAGGCGCGGCGGCGCCGATACCAAAAATGGATACGAACTTGCCATCCGCCAGGTGAACGGCCGGGGCGGGGTCGTGGTGAACGGAAAGCGCTATCGCCTCAAGGCGCGCTACTACGACGACAAGTCCGATCCGTTGCAGGCGCAGGAACTGATCGACCGGCTGATTCACACAGACGGCGTGAAGTTCATCCTGGGCCCGTACCATGCCGGGCAGAATCGTGCCGTACTGACGACGATTGAGCGCAATCGTGTCCCCATGGTCGACGCGCATTCGGTCGCGAGGGGGCAGGGAACCCGCAGCAGAAGCCGCGGTTATTCTTTCGCCGTCGCCGCGACGCCGGACCAGTACTTCACACCGGCCCTCGAATTCGCTGCGGCTTTTGCCGCCAAGTTCGGTAAAGCCGCGAACGATCTGCGGATCGCCATGGCGACCGAGGACGATTCGTTCTCACGCGAAGTACGCGTCGGCATCCTGTCCGATGTTCGGCGACTCGGGATTGCATGCGTCATCGACGACCAATTGCCCGAGAACTTCGAGAGCATGCCCGCGACGCTGGATAAGGTGAAGAAGCTCAAGCCGGACATCTTCTTGGTATCGGGGCACGACGAGACAGCCATGACGGCGGTCAGCGAAATCGAGAAAGCAGGCGCAAGCGTGCCGATGGTTGCGGTGACCCATTGCCAAACCGCGCGGCTCGCACAGCAGGGCGATCGCTCCTCGAACTTCGTTTTTTGCCCGGTGCAATGGGATCGTGCGGCGAAGCACGAGGGTGCGCTGTTCGGGACGAGCGAGGAATTCGCACGCGTGTACGAGAAGGCCTACGACCATGAGCCGACGTCAGTTGCGGCGCAGGCCGCGGCTGCGGTCTATGTCTTTGCCGATGCATTCAACCGTGCACAGAGCTTCGAACCCGAGGAGGTGCGTGACGCCATCTCGGCCACGGACCTCGATACGTTTTTCGGACACATCAAGTTCGACTCGCAGGGCACGAACAGTGAAAAGTCTTTGATGCTGACCCAAATCATCGATGGTGATTATGTGCTCATCGCACCGCATGCCTGGGCGGAGCAAGAGCCGGTACTTACGAAACCGGCGGTCACCGAACAGGCGCCATAAGCGCCTGGCCGCGAAATCTCGCAGGACCTAGTAGAACCCTAGAGGGCGTCTCCGGCGTAGACGGTCGCCGCGCAGGGCCGGTCCGCCCGCTTGAACAGCGAGCAGGCACCCTCGGCATCCTGGGCATTGGCGAACGGCCCGGCGATCAGACGCCAGCCATTGTCCGGACCGCGAACGCGCCGGGGCTGCAGCCCCGCGACCAGCGCCGCATGCTTCGTGAGATATTCGCGCCATAGCGGGCGTAGCTCGTCGCGTTTGGCCACGCTGCCGATTTCGATGCCGTAGCGCGTG comes from Methyloceanibacter stevinii and encodes:
- the ypfJ gene encoding KPN_02809 family neutral zinc metallopeptidase is translated as MRWRGQRQSENVEDRRGSGGGIFRFPFPGRGGMRVPSSGGGGGKGGGIGLLGILIILGLVLFFGFDPGSLMQGSGPTGGSGSGFPDIRLPQQPRTTNLPAPGTQGQITRPQSSSEDDLKSFVSVVLATTEDVWNNVFNQLGGRYREPRLVLFDGSVRSACGTGMSAMGPFYCPADEKVYIDLEFYRELKNRFRAPGDFAQAYVIAHEVGHHVQKVLGIADKVEAAKRRMGRRGGNALQVRMELQADCFAGVWAHQMQSDKGLIEPGDIDEALQAASAIGDDRIQRQTQGYVVPDSFTHGSSEQRVRWFRRGFQSGQLQACDTFNTDQL
- a CDS encoding amino acid ABC transporter substrate-binding protein gives rise to the protein MGISRWFVAAAFFAVSAHVCSVAGASDDEVVLGTTVPLTGAHRRGGADTKNGYELAIRQVNGRGGVVVNGKRYRLKARYYDDKSDPLQAQELIDRLIHTDGVKFILGPYHAGQNRAVLTTIERNRVPMVDAHSVARGQGTRSRSRGYSFAVAATPDQYFTPALEFAAAFAAKFGKAANDLRIAMATEDDSFSREVRVGILSDVRRLGIACVIDDQLPENFESMPATLDKVKKLKPDIFLVSGHDETAMTAVSEIEKAGASVPMVAVTHCQTARLAQQGDRSSNFVFCPVQWDRAAKHEGALFGTSEEFARVYEKAYDHEPTSVAAQAAAAVYVFADAFNRAQSFEPEEVRDAISATDLDTFFGHIKFDSQGTNSEKSLMLTQIIDGDYVLIAPHAWAEQEPVLTKPAVTEQAP
- a CDS encoding SPOR domain-containing protein, whose protein sequence is MATPEPPKPAVAAAPAPPKPAEPAPPPPAPPVAAAAPPAAPAQTQVVEERTDVAALDPVALPPAANDGSTRYGIEIGSVAKRDELRPLWREYLTKHAALVAGLQPRRVRGPDNGWRLIAGPFANAQDAEGACSLFKRADRPCAATVYAGDAL